A portion of the Tenacibaculum todarodis genome contains these proteins:
- a CDS encoding N-acetylneuraminate synthase family protein: MNKPYIEIAGRKVGQDFPPLVIAEIGINHEGSLQIAKEMVDAAHRAGVEVIKHQTHIVEDEMSGAAKKVIPGNADVSIYEIMERCSLNEEDELVLKNYVESKGMIFISTPFSRAAAERLKKFDIPAYKIGSGECNNYPLLEHIAQFGKPVILSTGMNTIESVEKAVAIFDKHKVPVALLHTTNLYPTPTHLVRFGAMMELHEAFPDKVFGLSDHTLNNNACLGAVALGGSILERHFTDHMQRTGPDIVCSMDEQGCKELIIGSAEMALMRGGTKQPAKEEQVTIDFAFATVCTIKPIKKGEVFTKDNIWVKRPGTGEILAEDFDNVLGKIAKEAIKDDEQLTWSLIEL, translated from the coding sequence ATGAATAAACCATATATAGAAATTGCAGGTCGTAAAGTTGGACAAGATTTTCCACCTTTGGTTATTGCAGAAATTGGCATAAACCATGAAGGTTCTTTGCAAATAGCAAAGGAAATGGTAGATGCAGCGCATAGAGCAGGTGTTGAGGTTATAAAACATCAAACGCATATTGTAGAAGATGAAATGAGTGGTGCAGCTAAAAAAGTAATTCCTGGTAATGCAGATGTTTCCATTTACGAAATTATGGAACGTTGTTCTTTAAATGAAGAAGACGAACTAGTTCTTAAAAATTATGTAGAATCTAAAGGAATGATTTTTATTTCTACACCATTTTCTAGAGCAGCAGCAGAACGATTGAAGAAATTCGATATTCCTGCTTATAAAATAGGCTCTGGAGAATGTAATAATTATCCATTATTAGAACATATTGCACAATTTGGAAAGCCAGTAATTTTAAGTACAGGAATGAATACTATTGAGAGTGTAGAAAAAGCAGTCGCTATTTTTGATAAACATAAAGTGCCAGTTGCTTTATTACATACTACAAATTTATATCCAACACCTACACATTTAGTGCGTTTTGGAGCCATGATGGAACTGCATGAAGCATTTCCAGATAAAGTATTTGGTTTAAGTGACCATACTTTAAATAACAATGCTTGTTTAGGAGCAGTAGCACTTGGAGGTTCAATTTTAGAACGTCATTTTACAGACCACATGCAACGTACAGGTCCGGATATTGTTTGCAGTATGGATGAGCAAGGATGTAAAGAATTAATAATTGGAAGTGCAGAAATGGCATTAATGCGAGGAGGTACAAAACAACCTGCAAAAGAAGAGCAAGTAACTATAGATTTTGCTTTTGCAACAGTTTGTACTATTAAACCAATTAAAAAGGGAGAGGTTTTTACCAAAGATAACATTTGGGTTAAAAGACCAGGAACTGGTGAGATTTTAGCTGAAGATTTTGATAATGTTTTAGGGAAAATAGCTAAAGAAGCTATTAAAGATGATGAACAATTAACATGGAGCTTAATAGAATTATAA
- a CDS encoding cytidylyltransferase domain-containing protein, with amino-acid sequence MKNAVIIPARGGSKRLPNKNIMLLEGVSLVAHSINFAKENSGLNLDIIVSTDHPEIKKIALEHNVTVVDRPKEISGDLTPSVAVMKHSIEVLGKKYDNVILLQPTNPLRPKNLLQDAFKIFTAGNFGSLMTVSKNKHKLGKIINNKFVPSTYKPGQRSQDLEPLFFENGLLYITKVEHILNDKIITEDAFPMEINHPFASIDIDTQEDFDFAEYLYNKHKNE; translated from the coding sequence ATGAAAAACGCAGTAATAATACCTGCTAGAGGAGGATCCAAAAGATTACCTAATAAGAATATAATGTTGTTAGAAGGAGTTTCATTAGTGGCACATAGTATTAATTTTGCTAAAGAGAATAGTGGTCTAAATTTAGATATTATAGTATCTACAGATCATCCAGAAATAAAAAAAATAGCATTAGAACATAATGTAACTGTGGTGGATAGACCAAAAGAAATTTCTGGAGATTTGACACCATCTGTCGCTGTAATGAAACATAGTATAGAGGTTTTAGGAAAAAAATATGATAATGTAATTTTATTACAACCAACAAATCCATTAAGGCCTAAGAATTTATTACAAGATGCTTTTAAAATTTTTACAGCAGGAAATTTTGGTAGTCTTATGACTGTTAGTAAAAACAAACATAAGCTAGGAAAGATTATAAATAATAAATTTGTACCATCTACTTATAAACCCGGACAACGCAGTCAAGATTTAGAACCTTTATTTTTTGAAAATGGTTTGCTCTACATTACAAAAGTAGAACATATTTTAAATGACAAAATTATTACAGAAGATGCATTTCCAATGGAAATTAATCATCCATTTGCTAGTATAGACATTGATACACAAGAAGATTTTGATTTTGCAGAATACCTTTATAATAAACACAAAAATGAATAA
- a CDS encoding glycosyltransferase family 2 protein, with translation MIKFSIVITTKNRINDLKFTLNSLNSLLEREDVELLIVDDFSSDGTQDFLKESYKKHTLIFNDKSLGLIYNRNVLNSLSKGNYVISLDDDANFLSDNVLENIEDYFLKNLECGVIACRIFWSKNLPFKTASKNTPERVKGFVGCGHVWRKESWESIPEYPAWFQFYGEEDFASYQLFKKDIEIHYVPKILVHHRVDNKARKKTKDYNLRLRRSIRSGWYLYFLFYPKSKIPKKILYSIYMQLKSKVFKGDFRVLIALLQAKVDLFLNLPNIYKLKNRFTKKELKEYQKLSPTKIYWSPEK, from the coding sequence ATGATTAAGTTTTCTATTGTAATCACTACAAAAAACCGAATTAACGATTTAAAATTCACTTTAAATTCTCTTAATAGTTTATTAGAAAGAGAAGATGTAGAACTTTTAATTGTAGATGATTTTTCTTCAGATGGAACTCAAGATTTTTTAAAAGAATCCTATAAAAAACATACTTTAATTTTTAATGATAAAAGCCTTGGTTTAATCTATAATAGAAATGTTTTAAATAGCTTATCTAAAGGTAATTATGTTATTTCTTTAGATGATGATGCTAATTTTTTGTCCGATAATGTTTTAGAAAATATAGAAGATTATTTTCTAAAAAACTTAGAATGTGGTGTTATAGCTTGTAGAATTTTTTGGAGCAAAAATTTGCCTTTTAAAACAGCAAGTAAAAACACACCAGAAAGAGTTAAAGGTTTTGTAGGTTGTGGACATGTTTGGAGAAAAGAAAGTTGGGAATCAATACCAGAGTATCCTGCTTGGTTTCAGTTTTATGGAGAAGAAGACTTTGCATCCTATCAATTGTTTAAAAAAGATATTGAAATTCATTATGTACCAAAAATATTAGTGCACCATAGAGTAGATAATAAAGCAAGGAAAAAGACAAAAGATTATAACCTTAGGTTAAGGAGGTCTATTCGATCAGGATGGTATTTGTATTTTCTTTTTTATCCAAAATCAAAAATCCCTAAAAAGATTTTATATTCAATTTATATGCAGTTAAAATCTAAGGTTTTTAAGGGAGATTTTAGAGTATTAATAGCCTTATTACAAGCAAAAGTAGATTTGTTTCTTAACTTGCCTAATATTTATAAACTTAAAAATAGATTTACTAAAAAGGAATTAAAAGAGTATCAAAAATTATCACCAACAAAGATTTATTGGTCTCCAGAAAAATAA
- a CDS encoding glycosyltransferase family 2 protein — protein sequence MMKNKIIDVSIIFVNYNTAKLTCQAIASVIKNTSGILYEIIVVDNDSKDESVKLISESFPSIKLIENKTNEGFGRANNVGLRIAKGKYCFLLNTDTYLLNNAIKILFDFMESAKNKNVAVVGGMLFKQNLETNVFAGSFPDYQNFINNSFLKHFYKYKKPRSINNIPRPPKTSIEVDYVSGADFFVRKEVLDKIGVFDKRFFLYFEETELCFRIKQKLPNTKCMIEPKAEIVHISQGSNKDTARNLRFRKQFIKSKAIYYSITEGLFKGFLFRIVSLKRLYFNEK from the coding sequence ATGATGAAAAATAAAATAATAGATGTTAGTATAATATTTGTTAATTATAATACAGCAAAACTTACTTGCCAAGCAATAGCTTCTGTTATAAAAAACACATCAGGTATTTTATATGAAATAATTGTTGTAGATAATGACTCAAAAGATGAGTCTGTAAAGCTTATATCTGAAAGTTTTCCATCTATAAAATTAATAGAAAATAAAACCAATGAAGGTTTTGGAAGAGCAAATAACGTTGGTCTTAGAATTGCAAAAGGAAAATATTGTTTCTTGTTAAATACAGACACATATTTATTAAATAATGCGATTAAGATTTTATTTGATTTTATGGAGAGTGCTAAAAATAAAAATGTTGCAGTTGTAGGAGGTATGTTGTTTAAACAGAATTTAGAAACAAATGTTTTTGCAGGTAGCTTTCCAGATTATCAAAATTTCATTAATAATTCATTTTTAAAACACTTTTATAAATATAAGAAACCTAGAAGTATAAATAATATACCTAGACCTCCTAAGACTTCTATTGAAGTTGACTATGTATCTGGAGCAGACTTTTTTGTCAGAAAAGAAGTGTTAGATAAAATTGGTGTATTTGATAAACGTTTTTTCTTATATTTTGAAGAAACAGAACTCTGTTTTAGAATAAAACAAAAGTTACCAAATACTAAGTGTATGATTGAACCAAAAGCAGAAATTGTGCATATAAGTCAGGGTTCTAATAAAGACACTGCAAGAAATTTAAGGTTTAGAAAACAATTTATAAAAAGTAAAGCAATATATTATAGTATAACAGAAGGCTTGTTCAAAGGTTTTTTGTTTAGAATAGTTTCATTAAAAAGGTTGTATTTTAATGAAAAATAA
- a CDS encoding polysaccharide ABC transporter ATP-binding protein has product MKDDVILKVENLSKQYRLGTVGTGTISHDLNRWWAKIRGKEDPYLKIGEANDRSAKGSSEYVWALKDINFEVKRGEVLGIIGKNGAGKSTLLKILSKVTGPTTGSIKSKGRIASLLEVGTGFHPEMTGRENIFLNGAILGMTKKEIASKLDEIIDFSGCERYVDTPVKRYSSGMKVRLAFAVAAHLEPDILVVDEVLAVGDAEFQKKAIGKMQDISQGDGRTVLFVSHDMMAIQNLCTRLITLEDGKVSFEGNVENGIIKYLNKESSIKKYENLIDLKFRRGDKSAKFKSIKLSSLYKGVLYNDINKVYSGSEKVFIDIEISNFKELREVFISLDISDAMNNPVSNVSNEFTQQKIILKEGNNKIQFEIANFNFRAMDYCLSLWGADAKNNVFDFLKNEIIFSVIETDFYNTNKVPRGKQHGYFLLNNKVYEK; this is encoded by the coding sequence ATGAAAGATGATGTAATTTTAAAGGTTGAAAATTTATCTAAACAATATCGTTTAGGAACGGTTGGTACAGGAACTATAAGCCACGATTTAAATAGATGGTGGGCAAAAATTAGAGGAAAAGAAGATCCGTATTTAAAAATAGGAGAAGCTAACGATAGAAGTGCTAAAGGCTCTTCGGAATATGTTTGGGCATTAAAAGATATTAATTTTGAAGTTAAACGAGGTGAAGTTCTTGGAATTATAGGTAAAAACGGAGCAGGAAAATCTACACTTCTAAAAATATTATCTAAAGTAACAGGACCAACAACAGGAAGTATAAAATCTAAAGGAAGAATTGCTTCTTTGTTAGAGGTTGGTACCGGTTTTCATCCAGAAATGACTGGTAGAGAAAATATCTTTTTAAATGGTGCAATCTTAGGAATGACCAAAAAAGAAATAGCGTCTAAATTAGATGAAATTATAGATTTTTCTGGTTGTGAACGTTATGTAGATACGCCAGTAAAACGGTATTCTAGCGGAATGAAAGTACGTTTAGCTTTTGCAGTTGCTGCACATTTAGAACCCGATATTTTAGTGGTTGATGAAGTTTTAGCTGTTGGAGACGCAGAATTTCAAAAGAAAGCAATTGGTAAGATGCAAGATATTTCTCAAGGAGACGGAAGAACGGTTTTGTTTGTGAGTCATGATATGATGGCAATTCAAAATTTATGTACAAGACTAATTACATTAGAAGATGGAAAAGTGTCTTTTGAAGGAAATGTAGAGAATGGAATTATAAAGTATTTAAATAAAGAATCTTCTATAAAAAAATATGAAAACTTAATTGATTTAAAATTTAGAAGAGGAGATAAATCTGCCAAATTTAAAAGTATAAAACTATCTAGTTTGTATAAAGGTGTTTTATATAACGATATAAATAAAGTATATTCTGGTAGTGAAAAGGTATTTATAGATATTGAAATTAGTAATTTTAAAGAATTAAGAGAAGTTTTTATTTCATTAGATATTTCTGACGCAATGAATAACCCTGTTTCTAATGTAAGTAACGAGTTTACGCAACAAAAAATAATTTTAAAAGAAGGAAATAATAAGATTCAGTTTGAAATTGCTAATTTTAATTTTAGAGCAATGGATTACTGTCTTTCTTTATGGGGAGCAGATGCTAAAAATAATGTTTTTGATTTCTTAAAAAATGAAATTATCTTTTCTGTAATAGAAACAGATTTTTATAACACCAATAAAGTACCTAGAGGTAAACAACATGGTTATTTTTTATTAAATAATAAGGTTTATGAGAAGTAA
- a CDS encoding ABC transporter permease — MKKNDWLFEITPKTNLLDLNLKEVWQYRDLLFLFVKRDVITVYKQTILGPLWYIIQPLFTSIIFTLVFNNIANISTGEVPSFLFNLAGITAWNYFKDCLTNTSDTFKKNENIFGKVYFPRVIMPMSVVVSNLLKFGIQLLIFAFFYAIYAFKGMEVNLNWQIIYLPFLVISMGLLGLGLGMVISSMVTKYRDLTFLIGFGVQLLMYLSAVMYPLEIVKQKAPEYAWIVEYNPMTTVIETFRNIVLGTGVVSILQLVYMVSISIIIFLLGLLIFNKTEKTFIDTI, encoded by the coding sequence ATGAAAAAAAATGATTGGCTTTTTGAAATTACGCCCAAAACAAACTTATTAGACTTAAATCTAAAAGAAGTTTGGCAATATCGAGATTTGCTTTTTTTGTTTGTAAAAAGAGATGTAATTACAGTTTACAAGCAAACTATTTTAGGCCCACTTTGGTACATTATTCAACCATTATTTACTTCCATAATTTTTACTTTGGTTTTTAATAATATTGCTAATATTTCTACAGGAGAGGTTCCTTCATTTTTATTCAACTTAGCAGGAATTACAGCTTGGAATTATTTTAAAGATTGCTTAACTAATACTTCGGATACTTTTAAAAAGAATGAAAATATTTTTGGAAAAGTTTATTTTCCGAGAGTAATAATGCCGATGTCTGTAGTGGTTTCAAATTTATTAAAATTTGGGATTCAGCTATTGATATTCGCTTTTTTTTATGCTATTTATGCTTTTAAAGGGATGGAAGTAAATCTAAATTGGCAAATTATTTATTTACCATTTTTGGTTATTTCTATGGGATTGTTAGGCTTAGGATTGGGAATGGTAATTTCTTCTATGGTTACAAAATATAGAGATTTAACCTTTTTAATTGGCTTTGGTGTGCAATTATTAATGTACTTGTCTGCGGTAATGTATCCGTTAGAAATTGTTAAACAGAAAGCGCCAGAATATGCTTGGATTGTTGAATATAATCCTATGACAACGGTTATAGAAACTTTTAGAAATATTGTTTTAGGAACTGGGGTTGTCTCTATTTTACAACTTGTGTATATGGTTTCAATTTCAATAATTATTTTTTTATTAGGGTTGCTTATTTTTAATAAAACTGAAAAAACCTTTATTGATACTATTTAA
- a CDS encoding GNAT family N-acetyltransferase, which translates to MENSNLEIIAFQPKHAKAFHDLNVEWLEKYFYVEPYDKKVLSNPQEYIIDNGGFIFVAKYNNEVAGVVAFINQKTFFELSKMAVSPKYQGLKIGLKLMDFCINFAKKQQWKSVTLYSHRSLKAAINLYHKVGFKEIPLETDSHYERSDIKMLLTL; encoded by the coding sequence ATGGAAAACTCTAACTTAGAAATTATAGCATTTCAACCAAAACACGCTAAAGCATTTCACGATTTAAATGTAGAATGGTTAGAAAAATATTTTTATGTAGAACCTTATGATAAAAAGGTTTTAAGCAATCCACAAGAATATATTATTGATAACGGTGGCTTTATTTTTGTTGCCAAGTATAACAATGAAGTAGCGGGTGTTGTAGCATTCATCAACCAAAAAACATTTTTTGAATTGAGTAAAATGGCAGTTTCTCCAAAATACCAAGGTTTAAAAATTGGTTTAAAACTAATGGATTTCTGTATCAATTTTGCTAAAAAACAACAATGGAAAAGTGTTACTTTATATTCGCACAGAAGTTTAAAAGCAGCAATAAACTTATACCATAAAGTAGGCTTTAAAGAGATTCCTTTAGAAACCGATTCTCATTATGAGCGTTCCGATATTAAGATGCTTTTAACACTGTAA